gggattaaaaaatttaatgcaGAAGATTCAACGATTAATTCCGACAGATTACCCACCAGTCCCATGCAAGTATATACCCAACCCAAGATGGAAAATTTTAGATgagtttgattaatatatagcCTGCAAATACACTCAGCTAATTCAACGTCTAGTATCTCAAAAAGTTCAGAATATTCAATTTTTACCGTTAAGTTATAAGAGGAGATAAACATcatattcaacaaaaaaaaaaaaaaaaaaaaaaaaaaaaattataaataaggtTATATTGTATTTACATGAATAATGTAATGAGAAGTATAAGATccactaaattttaaaaaattattcttcaaaACACAAATCCagtttattaagattttttttaattaaatataacactaTAGTTAGTtaacaattttgaaattaaatttgtttattactgtaataattaatattctcttAACAAATCTATCTTTGCATGGtgctcttttattttatttttattttatgtgttAGGACCTAATAgttataacatattaattatcaCTATTGTGATTAAATTCTCTTGAATATTTAGTCAGTTTACATAGTTTTAGTGTTTTACGGTTAGAATTGAAAAGAAAACCGAATAGGTGACCAGAATaaaatgataagaaaaaaataacataaaaaaataaagatatttgaaattatggtaaaagtctaaaatattattttgttaagattacttaaaaaataattattaaaataaaaaaatataaataatttcatttatttttaatatagaaaatgtgattaaattagataataataaaaactatccTATTGGAATCTAATATGCTTAAATCAAGTCAACAACATTTTGATACTAAACAAAAATGGGCTAATTATATAGTAGTCATTAGCTAAGAAATGTGTTATTAATTCACATAGCCATGTAATTTAAACAGATGGGAAATGAAATATTTACATAcgaaaataaaataagtcatTCAATTTGCTCATAATTTCTTCAATTAAATATAGAATAACAGCTCCAGTCCTTAAATAATTAGAAGTTGACATTAAACAGATACAAATAACAAAGGTTAAGAAGACAAGTTTCTTATCAACTGATCCAACATCTATAAGTTGCTCGAATCGCCATAGTTTAAAAGAATACCTAGTTTCCGTGGTATCTTTTCTGTGTAAGGTGTTGAATCGAAGTCATTATCATCGATGGAGTGGCTCTATTGCTGAAGAACATCTTTTACAACTATATATGCTTCAAGAATGAATGGAAGACCAAGTATTCATTGAAAGGTTATTATGAATCAAAAGCATTCATTTAGATAATAAGAGGTCTGGTTCTCAATAAATGTATTGAATTCCTCAATTCAATCGCGATGAGAACGACACATTTAGGATAAATTTGTTTTGACAACTCCTTAGATGGGATTTTTTATCCAGTCCATCAATATGATCAAGGATACATCTATTTATGGATTGTCATTCAAGTGAATTTCACACATTGACTCAATCATATGATCAACATCTTCATTAGAACAACATGTAATCAGGTTATCAAAGTCGCGAAAAAATGAACTAATCCTCAAGGACTCCAGCTAGTCATAGGCTATGATTGAACATTGTTGTGTGCTCTAAGCATCAAAGTTTTGATAAAGCAACCAAATACATTTTCCCAGCTAAACTTGCAAAGCAATTAGCAAAATATCACAAAATAAAGGGAACAAACTTGGTAAATACTAAAAACATCATGACTTCATGGAAAAGGAAATACCAAGTTTAGGCAGTACTCCTTTAAGGTCCATGAAATCATATTGTGCTGAAATTGTTACCCGTTTCCCCCTCTTTTTCAATCCTCTCTCGTAGAACATCGATACCTTTCCGTCGTAAGCAAACTTAGTTTTAACTTTGCTGTAAGGGTCAAGAGTGTGAGAGCATCCGATTTCAAAACTGTTCTTCAATTCAGAGAACCTGTGGATCATTTCTGCAGCAACCTGGATTCCTTCAACATGGCCAATGTAAGATGCCCTCAATGTGTTCCCCTCTCCATTATCCTccctgaagaagaagaaagctcATTCTAAAAAGGTTGAAAACATTAATTCTAGTCACAAAAAAAGTACATTACATTATAAAGGACACCAAGGAATTTGGCCTTCTAATTCCAATACCAACATTCCATTTTGTCATGGAGGAGGTGTCAAAACAAAATTTCCCCCCGTAAGCTATGTCATTTATGCCAAAACCAGCAGAGAACTTCAAAACTGGGTCGGAGTTAAGGATAAGACTCGAATTTATGGTGGCAATGTTATGCCTGTATTGAACATGAAGCTTAGGAACAACAAACAATTGTTAGCTGGGAACTTTCTTGGAAAGAAACCcaccaaattaattaaagtatttgTGATTTAAGGAAATAACCTTGTTTCCAGGTATAGTAAATTTTAATGCTGTCCTCGTAGTGGGAAAAATACCATCCACAATCAACTGTGGAGAGATCTgaaatttagtatatatatttagacCGTTAGCTATTGAAAACACAAACTGGCTTTGTTTAgagacactttaatatttatGTCAAGATCTCACATACAAATTAATGTGGattcatatataataacattaggaaacataatatatttgatcatagtttaaattttattgttagtTTCACTATGAGAGTAGCATATGTGTTAGAATTTGACAAAAGATAGGCTAACAAAGAGCCTTTTGGTATGCTTAATTTGTATTTAACTGAATCAGTATCACATGTACACAATGATGAATATATACAAAATTGGAGAGAAGTAGGAATTTCATAACACAAGCATTTATTGAGGGTATCAACATTcattttctcttttgttttaaATGGTTGCTTGGTTTCTCAGATTCCAAATTGAGGAACACAAGGAGTTCTCAATGATTTTAACACCCTCATGTAAAACTAAATACGAATGTACTAAACGTGAGCTTGTCACGTAATAGAGAAAATCGATGATAGGAAAACCCTTTGATGAGTATGTTGGACAATTGTTATAGAGATGTACCTGATAATAAGAAACTTTTGAGTGACATGTTCAATAATAAAGTGAAAGTCGATCTCAATAAGTTTCATAAGAACATGAAAAGTGTGATTAACATTGAGAAAGGCTTCACTACCCTACAATAAGATGGATGGTTGCAGGAGTGGAATGTGAAGTTTACAAAGAAATGACTGCAACCAATAGAGTTCAACGATTGCATGG
This is a stretch of genomic DNA from Impatiens glandulifera chromosome 4, dImpGla2.1, whole genome shotgun sequence. It encodes these proteins:
- the LOC124936860 gene encoding mitochondrial outer membrane protein porin 4-like isoform X1; translation: MGGGGGGVDGPAPFSSIGKQAKDLLMKGYNFEKKFLYLVRGSSGMMGHTTSCAMIDGTFVGHLNARYKRGCTTLVMNVDTNFNISPQLIVDGIFPTTRTALKFTIPGNKLHVQYRHNIATINSSLILNSDPVLKFSAGFGINDIAYGGKFCFDTSSMTKWNVGIGIRRPNSLVSFIMEDNGEGNTLRASYIGHVEGIQVAAEMIHRFSELKNSFEIGCSHTLDPYSKVKTKFAYDGKVSMFYERGLKKRGKRVTISAQYDFMDLKGVLPKLGISFSMKS
- the LOC124936860 gene encoding mitochondrial outer membrane protein porin 4-like isoform X3; this encodes MIDGTFVGHLNARYKRGCTTLVMNVDTNFNISPQLIVDGIFPTTRTALKFTIPGNKLHVQYRHNIATINSSLILNSDPVLKFSAGFGINDIAYGGKFCFDTSSMTKWNVGIGIRRPNSLVSFIMEDNGEGNTLRASYIGHVEGIQVAAEMIHRFSELKNSFEIGCSHTLDPYSKVKTKFAYDGKVSMFYERGLKKRGKRVTISAQYDFMDLKGVLPKLGISFSMKS
- the LOC124936860 gene encoding mitochondrial outer membrane protein porin 4-like isoform X2 — protein: MGGGGGGVDGPAPFSSIGKQAKDLLMKGYNFEKKFLYLVRGSSGMMGHTTSCAMIDGTFVGHLNARYKRGCTTLVMNVDTNFNLIVDGIFPTTRTALKFTIPGNKLHVQYRHNIATINSSLILNSDPVLKFSAGFGINDIAYGGKFCFDTSSMTKWNVGIGIRRPNSLVSFIMEDNGEGNTLRASYIGHVEGIQVAAEMIHRFSELKNSFEIGCSHTLDPYSKVKTKFAYDGKVSMFYERGLKKRGKRVTISAQYDFMDLKGVLPKLGISFSMKS